A section of the Streptomyces sp. CG1 genome encodes:
- a CDS encoding 4Fe-4S dicluster domain-containing protein: MSTDADVNASAPAGTDGLVMGKDGMAALVDVLIGRGFTVIGPTVRDGAIVLAELGSADELPYGWGVELEAGRYRLRERSDGAAFANSAGPQSWKSFLHPSRVREWSADRAKGQLVFEADHAPPPRYAFLGVRPCDLRAIAIQDRVLTGGAHRDPVYAGRRSGALLIAVECTEPGATCFCVSMNAGPAAGPGYDLVMTEVVDDDGHRFWIRGGSQEGAEILAELPGRPADPRTREAARAGVTAAADHMGRTMPEADLRELMAGTLDAPRWDDVAGRCLTCGNCTMVCPTCFCTTTEDVTDLTGDHAERWRLWDSCFDLDFSQLHGGPVRSSSRSRYRQWMTHKLGTWYDQFGSSGCVGCGRCIVWCPVGIDITEEAAALHDWAATTGSPDDSPDPDLPHGDGPP; encoded by the coding sequence ATGAGCACCGACGCCGATGTGAACGCCTCCGCGCCCGCCGGGACCGACGGGCTCGTGATGGGCAAGGACGGCATGGCCGCGCTCGTGGACGTGCTGATCGGACGCGGGTTCACCGTGATCGGGCCCACGGTCCGGGACGGTGCCATCGTGCTGGCGGAACTGGGGTCGGCCGACGAGCTGCCGTACGGATGGGGCGTGGAGCTGGAGGCCGGGCGGTACCGGCTGCGCGAGCGGTCCGACGGCGCGGCCTTCGCCAACTCGGCGGGTCCCCAGTCCTGGAAGTCCTTCCTGCATCCGTCGCGGGTGCGGGAGTGGAGCGCCGACCGGGCGAAGGGCCAGTTGGTTTTCGAGGCCGACCATGCGCCTCCTCCCCGGTACGCCTTCCTGGGCGTGCGTCCCTGCGATCTGCGGGCCATCGCCATCCAGGACCGGGTCCTGACCGGTGGGGCGCACCGCGACCCCGTCTACGCCGGACGACGCTCCGGGGCCCTGTTGATCGCGGTCGAATGCACGGAACCCGGCGCCACCTGCTTCTGCGTCTCGATGAACGCCGGACCCGCTGCCGGCCCCGGCTACGACCTGGTGATGACCGAAGTGGTCGATGACGACGGGCACCGCTTCTGGATCCGCGGCGGCAGCCAGGAGGGCGCCGAGATCCTGGCCGAGCTGCCAGGCCGCCCGGCCGACCCTCGAACCCGTGAGGCGGCTCGCGCAGGCGTTACCGCTGCCGCGGACCACATGGGACGGACCATGCCCGAAGCCGACCTCAGGGAACTGATGGCCGGAACGCTCGACGCGCCCCGCTGGGACGACGTTGCCGGACGGTGCCTGACCTGCGGTAACTGCACCATGGTCTGCCCCACCTGCTTCTGCACCACCACCGAGGACGTCACCGACCTCACCGGCGACCACGCGGAGCGGTGGCGGCTGTGGGACTCGTGCTTCGATCTGGACTTCTCCCAGCTGCACGGCGGCCCGGTCCGCTCCTCCTCGCGCAGTCGCTACCGGCAGTGGATGACCCACAAACTCGGCACCTGGTACGACCAGTTCGGCTCGTCCGGCTGTGTGGGCTGCGGCCGTTGCATCGTCTGGTGCCCGGTCGGCATCGACATCACCGAGGAAGCCGCCGCCCTGCACGACTGGGCGGCCACCACCGGCTCACCGGACGACTCACCGGACCCGGACCTGCCTCACGGAGACGGCCCGCCATGA
- a CDS encoding acyl carrier protein has translation MKPLDHAEAMAVIRESITQIVPDADFTQVEPDDKFRDVLELDSLDFLSLVQLLSERTGIRIDEEDYPELTTLSDATRFLVDRSKESAGSAP, from the coding sequence ATGAAACCATTGGACCACGCGGAGGCCATGGCCGTGATCAGGGAGTCGATCACCCAGATCGTGCCCGATGCGGACTTCACTCAGGTCGAGCCGGACGACAAGTTCCGTGACGTGCTCGAACTCGATTCTCTCGATTTCCTCAGCCTGGTGCAGCTGCTGTCCGAGCGCACGGGCATCCGGATCGACGAGGAGGACTACCCGGAACTGACCACGCTGTCCGACGCCACGCGGTTCCTGGTCGACAGATCGAAGGAGAGCGCCGGCTCAGCCCCGTGA
- a CDS encoding FAD/NAD(P)-binding protein: protein MTTVAPPLPYRVADTWAETADTWSIELVPVGEQLPSFAPGQFAMIYAFGVGEIPVSASGLRGRHGALVHTVRAVGAVSTALCRLRQGDTVGLSGPYGTGWDLRAAVGHDVLVIAGGIGLAPLRPVVHEVLDRPADYGSLTVLVGTRTPADMVYRDEIESWRGPARVEVTVDRPGPAWRGAVGVVTSLLDRLDLRPERTCALVCGPEVMIRHTARDLLVRGLVARRVQVSLERNMRCATGHCGHCQLGPLLLCRDGPVVSYDRVAPLLLVREL, encoded by the coding sequence ATGACAACCGTTGCACCCCCACTGCCGTACCGCGTCGCCGACACCTGGGCCGAGACCGCGGACACCTGGTCCATCGAACTCGTGCCGGTCGGGGAGCAACTCCCCTCCTTCGCGCCGGGGCAGTTCGCGATGATCTACGCGTTCGGGGTCGGCGAGATCCCCGTCTCGGCCAGTGGCCTGCGCGGACGCCATGGCGCGCTCGTGCACACCGTGCGCGCCGTGGGTGCGGTCTCCACCGCTCTCTGCAGGCTGCGCCAGGGGGACACCGTGGGGCTCAGCGGACCGTACGGAACAGGTTGGGACCTTCGGGCGGCAGTCGGCCACGATGTGCTGGTGATCGCCGGTGGCATCGGGCTGGCCCCGCTCCGGCCGGTCGTGCACGAGGTCCTGGACCGGCCGGCCGACTACGGCTCGCTTACGGTCCTGGTGGGCACCCGCACCCCCGCGGACATGGTCTACCGGGACGAGATCGAGAGCTGGCGCGGCCCGGCGCGGGTGGAGGTGACCGTCGACCGTCCCGGGCCGGCCTGGCGCGGTGCGGTGGGCGTCGTCACCTCGCTCCTCGACCGTCTCGATCTGCGGCCCGAACGGACCTGCGCGCTCGTGTGCGGGCCCGAGGTGATGATCCGGCACACCGCACGCGACCTGTTGGTCCGGGGGCTGGTCGCGCGGCGCGTGCAGGTGTCCTTGGAGCGCAACATGCGCTGTGCCACCGGGCACTGCGGCCACTGCCAGCTCGGCCCGCTCCTGCTGTGCCGCGACGGTCCGGTCGTCAGCTACGACCGTGTGGCACCGCTGCTCCTCGTGAGGGAGCTGTGA
- a CDS encoding alpha-ketoacid dehydrogenase subunit beta — MTATHTRTSTPTAPSDRKTTYREAMREALREALGTDERVFLMGEDVGRYGGCFGVSLGLLEEFGPERIRDAPLSESAFVGAGIGAALAGMRPIVEIMTVNFSLLALDQILNNAATLLHMSGGQLPVPIVIRMTTGAGRQLAAQHSHSLEGWYAHIPGLRVLAPATLTDARYMLAPALADPDPVLIFEHGSLYNASGELPADAGPVDIDHAAVRRAGTDVSLITYGGSLPKALAAADDLAGGGISAEVVDLRTLRPLDDATIGGSVARTHRAVVVDEGWRTGSLAAEISARLTEQHFYDLDAPVERVCSAEVPIPYARRLEEAALPQVHGIVAAARRTVGDPVPASGADETKRQPVNREGGPR; from the coding sequence ATGACCGCGACCCACACCCGTACCTCCACGCCCACGGCTCCCTCGGACCGGAAGACGACGTATCGGGAGGCGATGCGCGAGGCCCTGCGCGAGGCGCTGGGCACCGACGAGCGAGTGTTCCTGATGGGCGAGGACGTGGGCCGGTACGGCGGCTGCTTCGGTGTCAGCCTCGGTCTGCTGGAGGAGTTCGGACCCGAGCGGATCCGCGACGCCCCGCTGTCGGAGTCCGCGTTCGTCGGCGCCGGCATCGGCGCGGCCCTGGCAGGCATGCGGCCGATCGTCGAGATCATGACGGTCAACTTCAGCCTGCTGGCCCTGGACCAGATCCTCAACAACGCAGCGACGCTGCTGCACATGTCGGGCGGCCAGCTGCCGGTGCCGATAGTGATCCGGATGACCACCGGGGCGGGACGGCAGCTCGCCGCCCAGCACTCGCACAGCCTGGAGGGCTGGTATGCGCACATCCCCGGCCTGCGGGTGCTGGCCCCGGCGACCCTCACCGACGCCCGGTACATGCTGGCCCCTGCGCTGGCCGACCCCGACCCCGTACTGATCTTCGAGCACGGCAGCCTGTACAATGCCTCCGGTGAACTGCCGGCCGACGCCGGCCCGGTCGACATCGACCACGCTGCCGTTCGCCGCGCAGGGACGGATGTCTCCCTGATCACCTACGGCGGCTCCCTGCCCAAGGCTCTGGCCGCCGCCGACGACCTCGCGGGTGGCGGCATCAGCGCGGAGGTCGTCGACCTGCGTACCCTCCGCCCCTTGGACGACGCCACCATCGGCGGCTCGGTCGCGCGCACCCACCGCGCCGTCGTCGTGGACGAGGGCTGGCGCACCGGCAGCCTCGCCGCGGAGATCTCCGCCCGCCTGACCGAACAGCACTTCTACGACCTCGACGCCCCCGTCGAGCGGGTGTGCAGCGCCGAAGTTCCCATTCCGTACGCGCGCAGACTGGAGGAGGCCGCACTCCCCCAGGTCCACGGGATCGTCGCTGCCGCACGCCGAACGGTCGGCGATCCCGTGCCGGCGTCCGGTGCCGACGAGACGAAGCGGCAGCCGGTCAACCGGGAGGGCGGGCCGAGATGA
- the acsA gene encoding acetate--CoA ligase → MPWETIRKDTRPRIAPHLGDYDKECAGFSWSEARARLQGLPGGRGLNIAHEAVDRHVASARATAVALRCVRRDDSVTSVTYEELARATARFANVLRALGIGHGDRVVTLLGRCPELYTVVLGTLKNTSVLCPLFSAFGPDPVAQRVTLSDAQVMVTTADLYRRKVAGRRGGLAALRHVLIVGEGADELPGTLSFAALMADAADTFTIPPTSPHDMALLHFTSGTTGIPKGAVHVHEAAVAHYMSGLYALDLHQDDVFWCTADPGWVTGMSYGILAPLMHGVTLVVDEGDYDARRWYRILAEQRVSVWYTAPTALRMLMRTTPRTGPYDLPRSFDLSALRFIASVGEPLNPEAVVWGRDVLGLPVHDNWWQTETGAIMIANFAGCEIRPGSMGRPLPGVEAAVLRRGEDGRAEVVAGHVTVLEKPGAEGELALRPGWPSMFRGYLHDEPRSAAAFAGGWYLTGDLVRRDADGWYWFVGRADDVIKSAGHLIGPFEVESALIEHPAVAESGVIGRPDPVAGHIVKAFVTLRPGFEATPETRRELLAFARRRLGPAVAPREIDFDQHLPHTRSGKVMRRLLRARELGLPEGDISTLEDSAPEDSASKISATEKTEQSV, encoded by the coding sequence ATGCCGTGGGAGACCATCCGGAAGGACACCCGGCCTCGGATCGCCCCCCATCTGGGCGACTACGACAAGGAGTGCGCGGGCTTCTCGTGGTCGGAAGCGCGGGCCAGGCTCCAGGGACTGCCCGGCGGGCGCGGGCTGAACATCGCGCACGAGGCCGTGGACCGGCACGTGGCATCGGCCCGCGCGACGGCGGTCGCGCTGCGCTGTGTCAGGCGGGACGACTCGGTCACCTCGGTGACGTACGAGGAGCTGGCCCGTGCCACGGCACGGTTCGCCAACGTGCTCCGTGCCCTCGGTATCGGGCACGGCGATCGGGTGGTGACGCTGCTGGGCCGGTGCCCCGAGCTGTACACCGTGGTCCTGGGCACGCTGAAGAACACCAGCGTCCTGTGCCCACTGTTCTCCGCGTTCGGACCGGACCCGGTGGCCCAGCGGGTGACGCTGAGCGACGCGCAGGTCATGGTCACCACGGCAGACCTGTACCGCAGGAAGGTCGCCGGGCGACGCGGCGGGCTCGCCGCCCTGCGCCACGTACTGATCGTCGGCGAGGGTGCGGACGAACTGCCCGGCACCCTGTCCTTCGCCGCGCTGATGGCCGACGCGGCCGACACCTTCACCATCCCGCCGACCTCGCCCCACGACATGGCGCTGCTGCACTTCACGAGCGGCACGACAGGCATCCCCAAGGGCGCGGTTCATGTGCACGAGGCGGCCGTGGCGCACTACATGTCCGGGCTGTACGCCCTCGACCTCCACCAGGACGACGTGTTCTGGTGCACCGCCGATCCGGGCTGGGTCACCGGCATGTCCTACGGGATCCTCGCACCGCTCATGCACGGCGTGACGCTCGTGGTGGACGAGGGCGACTACGACGCCCGCCGCTGGTACCGGATCCTCGCCGAGCAGCGGGTGAGCGTCTGGTACACCGCGCCGACGGCCCTGCGCATGCTGATGCGGACGACGCCGCGGACCGGGCCGTACGATCTGCCCCGTTCCTTCGACCTGAGCGCGCTGCGGTTCATCGCGTCGGTGGGCGAGCCACTCAACCCGGAGGCCGTGGTGTGGGGGCGGGACGTGCTCGGGCTTCCGGTGCACGACAACTGGTGGCAGACGGAGACGGGCGCCATCATGATCGCCAACTTCGCCGGCTGCGAGATCCGTCCCGGCTCGATGGGGCGTCCGCTGCCCGGTGTGGAGGCGGCCGTGCTGCGGCGCGGGGAGGACGGCCGAGCCGAGGTCGTCGCTGGGCACGTCACCGTACTGGAAAAGCCGGGCGCAGAGGGCGAGTTGGCGCTGCGGCCCGGCTGGCCGTCCATGTTCCGCGGCTATCTGCACGACGAGCCACGCTCCGCGGCGGCCTTCGCGGGCGGCTGGTACCTCACTGGCGACCTGGTACGGCGCGACGCGGACGGCTGGTACTGGTTCGTGGGGCGGGCCGACGACGTCATCAAGTCGGCGGGACACCTCATCGGGCCGTTCGAGGTCGAGAGCGCGCTGATCGAGCATCCGGCGGTCGCCGAGTCCGGGGTGATTGGCCGGCCGGATCCGGTCGCCGGGCACATCGTCAAGGCGTTCGTCACGCTGCGGCCGGGCTTCGAGGCGACCCCCGAGACCAGGCGGGAACTGCTGGCTTTCGCAAGGCGCCGGCTCGGTCCCGCCGTGGCACCCCGTGAGATCGACTTCGACCAGCATCTGCCGCACACCCGCAGCGGCAAGGTCATGCGCCGCCTGCTGCGGGCTCGTGAACTCGGTCTGCCCGAGGGCGACATCTCCACCCTGGAGGACTCCGCCCCGGAAGACTCCGCCTCGAAGATTTCCGCCACGGAGAAGACGGAGCAGTCCGTATGA
- a CDS encoding alcohol dehydrogenase catalytic domain-containing protein — protein sequence MRALVYHGPAQISWDTVPDPGIEEATDAIVRVGATTICGSDLRILRGDLPEVKPGTVLGHEAVGEVVEVGDEVRHLRPGDQVIVSSVSACGDCRACRDAMYGQCGGGGGWILGSLINGTQAEFVRVPFADHSTTRRPSDLPLKDAVLLAELLPTAYEVGVRNGHVSPGDTVVVVGAGPVGLATVIVARLYSPRRVIVVDLAGARLENAVRVGADAAESPGAMIAELAEGPGADVAIEASGDPDGFVLCTRAVRAGGHIANIGAHGGPVTLHLESLWRKNLTISTGQVDTSSTPWLLELMRFERLPVSPLVTHTFGLDSVEDAYEVFAGGTASGALKVVLRGE from the coding sequence GTGCGAGCGCTTGTCTATCACGGCCCGGCACAGATCTCCTGGGACACCGTCCCGGACCCTGGGATCGAGGAGGCCACCGATGCGATCGTGCGCGTCGGGGCCACGACCATCTGCGGCAGCGATCTGCGCATCCTGCGGGGAGACCTCCCGGAGGTGAAGCCGGGGACCGTCCTTGGCCACGAGGCGGTCGGCGAGGTCGTGGAGGTCGGTGACGAAGTGCGTCATCTGCGCCCAGGGGATCAGGTGATCGTGTCGTCCGTCTCCGCGTGCGGTGACTGCAGGGCGTGCCGTGACGCCATGTACGGACAGTGCGGCGGAGGCGGCGGATGGATTCTGGGGAGTCTGATCAACGGGACCCAGGCTGAATTCGTGCGGGTGCCCTTCGCCGACCACTCCACCACCCGACGCCCGTCCGACCTTCCGCTCAAGGACGCGGTGCTGCTCGCCGAGCTGCTCCCGACCGCCTACGAAGTCGGGGTACGCAACGGACACGTGAGCCCTGGAGACACCGTCGTCGTGGTGGGCGCGGGACCTGTCGGTCTTGCCACGGTGATCGTCGCCCGGCTCTACTCGCCCCGCCGCGTCATCGTGGTGGATCTGGCCGGAGCCCGGCTGGAGAACGCGGTCCGTGTGGGAGCCGACGCCGCCGAATCGCCGGGAGCGATGATCGCGGAGCTGGCCGAGGGGCCGGGCGCCGACGTGGCCATCGAGGCATCGGGCGATCCGGACGGCTTCGTCCTGTGCACGCGCGCCGTCCGCGCCGGAGGGCACATCGCCAACATCGGCGCGCACGGCGGGCCGGTGACGCTGCATCTCGAATCGCTGTGGCGCAAGAACCTGACCATCAGCACGGGTCAGGTGGACACGTCCTCCACACCATGGCTGCTGGAGCTCATGAGGTTCGAGCGCCTGCCCGTCTCCCCGTTGGTCACCCACACCTTCGGCCTCGACAGCGTGGAAGACGCCTACGAGGTCTTCGCAGGCGGCACCGCCTCGGGGGCCCTTAAGGTCGTCCTGCGCGGCGAGTGA
- a CDS encoding 2-oxo acid dehydrogenase subunit E2 has protein sequence MTEFTMPSLGADMDEGVLQEWLVGPGDRVHKGDVVAVVETDKAAIEVECFESGTVARLLVRPGTRVPVGAPLAVIEGEGASGARAGARGEPTTTGAEAVSPMVAASVKRPRSQNPPMRAKADRERAARDERPKPRRKAAGEPKSVPEIRSEPRKEPAHTAAGPIPPQPGVSAETDSALGTGPLVRHLALQRGVDLMTLHGTGRGGRITRADVEHAQPGPVPRVRATPYARRLAHDLDVDLTELRGTGDGGAVRAADVHAAVCTRAVRHQPGRPTAHQRDDERTQVAVAGDTRPEQRTDTMRRAIADLMSRSKREIPHYYLSTTIDLAGAVDWLRRLNRGRPPTDRLVPAALLLKAAAVAAREVPALNGFWQNGGFVPGAAINLGVAVSLRQGGLLAPVIDRADALSPEALMARLKDLVQRARRGRLRGSELSGATLTVTNLGDQGVESVFGVIHPPQVAMVGFGAVVERPWATGGMLGVRPVVTATLAADHRATDGAVGARYLTAVDQLLQKPEEL, from the coding sequence ATGACCGAGTTCACCATGCCCTCGCTCGGCGCGGACATGGACGAGGGCGTACTGCAGGAGTGGCTCGTGGGCCCAGGGGACCGGGTGCACAAGGGCGACGTCGTGGCCGTCGTGGAGACCGACAAGGCGGCCATCGAGGTCGAGTGCTTCGAGTCGGGCACGGTCGCACGGCTGCTCGTCCGGCCGGGCACCCGGGTGCCGGTGGGCGCACCACTAGCGGTCATCGAGGGCGAGGGAGCGAGCGGCGCGCGGGCAGGCGCTCGTGGGGAGCCGACGACGACCGGGGCTGAGGCGGTCTCGCCCATGGTCGCCGCATCCGTCAAGAGGCCCCGCTCGCAGAACCCGCCGATGCGCGCGAAGGCCGATCGGGAACGGGCCGCGCGGGACGAACGCCCGAAACCTCGGCGGAAGGCTGCCGGGGAGCCCAAGTCCGTCCCGGAGATCCGATCGGAACCCCGGAAGGAACCCGCGCACACGGCGGCCGGCCCGATTCCCCCGCAGCCCGGTGTGTCCGCCGAAACAGACTCGGCTCTCGGGACCGGACCGCTCGTGCGGCATCTCGCGTTGCAGCGAGGCGTCGACCTGATGACACTGCACGGCACCGGGCGCGGCGGACGGATCACCCGTGCCGACGTCGAGCACGCCCAGCCAGGCCCGGTCCCCAGGGTGCGGGCCACCCCGTACGCCCGGCGGCTCGCCCATGACCTGGACGTCGACCTGACGGAGCTGCGCGGCACGGGAGACGGCGGAGCCGTGCGGGCGGCGGATGTGCACGCGGCCGTGTGCACACGGGCCGTACGACACCAACCCGGGCGGCCGACCGCACATCAGCGCGACGATGAGCGCACGCAGGTGGCCGTGGCGGGCGACACCCGGCCGGAGCAACGTACGGACACCATGCGCCGCGCCATCGCCGACCTCATGAGCCGCTCCAAACGGGAGATCCCGCACTACTACCTGTCCACGACCATCGACCTCGCGGGAGCCGTGGACTGGCTGCGCCGGCTCAACCGCGGCCGTCCGCCCACCGACCGCCTGGTGCCCGCGGCTCTGCTGCTGAAGGCCGCCGCCGTGGCGGCGCGCGAGGTGCCGGCCCTGAACGGCTTCTGGCAGAACGGCGGTTTCGTCCCCGGCGCGGCGATCAACCTGGGCGTCGCGGTGTCGCTCCGGCAGGGCGGACTGCTCGCGCCCGTGATCGACCGCGCCGACGCCCTGTCGCCCGAGGCCCTCATGGCCCGCCTCAAGGATCTGGTGCAGCGGGCTCGTCGGGGACGGCTGCGAGGCAGCGAGTTGTCCGGCGCCACCCTGACCGTCACCAACCTGGGCGACCAGGGCGTGGAGAGCGTGTTCGGCGTCATCCATCCGCCCCAGGTGGCCATGGTCGGCTTCGGCGCGGTCGTCGAACGGCCTTGGGCGACCGGCGGCATGCTCGGTGTGCGTCCCGTGGTGACCGCGACCCTGGCCGCCGACCACCGGGCCACGGACGGTGCGGTCGGTGCCCGTTACCTCACGGCGGTCGACCAACTTCTGCAGAAACCGGAGGAGTTGTGA
- a CDS encoding YbhN family protein yields MTQSGPGPRRASVAPGAAARPGWVWWLCTGLILVAAGVVALSRRHELGEAYHLIARVHLPGLVVAVALETLSVLCFAAVPHWLLQTGGSRWSMRRMACTTMAGNAMAGALPGGAAFSAAWMFRYLSRRGAGHARAAAVLVTAGALSALSLFLLLVTGVLLAGPSGPDVFVRPVVGALVVALAVGLVILGLSRFSGIRRVLRRAWTYTGRRSRRVLNAEDALVRLTEQVREVQPRLLPWLRPFAFAVLNWVLDAACLAAGMWALGIGVPWHGLLFAYALTQVASTLRLTPGNLVITEATLSVLLAVYGLQPGQAIAATFFYRIISYWALQPVGWTCWIGLTLEVSLGDRRGRPRARRLHGGAAVFTRRAGRP; encoded by the coding sequence ATGACACAGTCAGGTCCCGGGCCCCGGAGGGCCAGCGTGGCGCCGGGTGCCGCGGCCCGGCCAGGCTGGGTCTGGTGGCTGTGCACGGGGCTCATCCTGGTGGCCGCCGGCGTGGTTGCGCTCTCCCGGCGTCACGAGCTCGGGGAGGCGTACCACCTGATCGCCCGGGTGCACCTGCCCGGCCTGGTGGTCGCCGTGGCACTCGAAACGCTGTCCGTCCTGTGCTTCGCCGCCGTACCGCACTGGCTGCTGCAGACGGGCGGTTCCCGGTGGAGCATGCGCAGAATGGCATGCACCACCATGGCCGGCAATGCGATGGCGGGCGCCCTGCCGGGTGGTGCGGCATTCTCGGCCGCCTGGATGTTCCGGTACTTGTCCCGCCGAGGCGCGGGACATGCCCGCGCGGCCGCTGTTCTGGTGACCGCGGGCGCACTGTCAGCCCTCAGCCTCTTCCTGCTGCTGGTGACGGGTGTGCTCCTGGCAGGCCCGAGCGGCCCCGACGTCTTCGTTCGTCCCGTGGTCGGTGCCCTGGTGGTGGCCCTCGCGGTCGGTCTGGTGATCCTCGGCCTGTCCCGCTTCTCCGGCATCCGCCGTGTGCTGCGACGTGCCTGGACATACACGGGGCGACGCTCCAGGCGAGTCTTGAACGCCGAGGACGCTCTGGTCCGGCTGACGGAGCAAGTCCGCGAAGTGCAGCCCCGGTTGCTTCCCTGGCTGCGACCGTTCGCCTTCGCCGTTCTCAACTGGGTGCTCGATGCGGCATGCCTGGCCGCCGGGATGTGGGCGCTCGGTATCGGCGTGCCCTGGCACGGCCTGCTCTTCGCCTACGCGCTGACACAGGTCGCGAGCACCTTGCGCCTGACTCCTGGAAACCTGGTCATCACCGAAGCGACCCTGTCCGTGCTGCTCGCCGTCTACGGCCTGCAGCCCGGACAGGCGATCGCCGCCACGTTCTTCTACCGCATCATCAGCTACTGGGCCTTGCAGCCAGTCGGCTGGACATGCTGGATAGGCCTCACACTTGAGGTCTCCCTCGGGGACCGGAGGGGCAGACCGCGGGCGCGGCGGCTGCACGGAGGCGCTGCCGTGTTCACTCGCCGCGCAGGACGACCTTAA
- the pdhA gene encoding pyruvate dehydrogenase (acetyl-transferring) E1 component subunit alpha codes for MSTTRTRCASRPATRPNRQAAHRMALLKSMLRVRRFEERCVEMYSAARIRGFMHLYIGEEAVAVGVNEALTADDAVVSTYREHGHALARGVPAEAIMAEMFGKVTGCSRGRGGSMHLFDVGRRFYGGNAIVGGGLPLAAGLALADRMTGQGRVTCCFFGDGAFAEGEFHETANLAALWGLPLLLVCENNLYAMGTALARHQAQTDLALRAAGYGMVSWAVDGMDVFAVEDAARRAAEGVRAGTGPHFLEMRTYRFRAHSMYDSDRYRDKAEIEQWKERDPVEGLARRLREAKELTDKARSVLEDRLAAEIDGAVAAAEQAAEEPVEDLLKYVTSPVEASPP; via the coding sequence ATGAGCACCACCCGTACCCGGTGTGCGTCACGGCCCGCGACCCGGCCGAACCGTCAAGCGGCGCACCGTATGGCTCTGCTGAAGTCGATGCTGCGCGTCCGCCGGTTCGAGGAACGCTGCGTGGAGATGTACAGCGCAGCCCGCATCCGGGGTTTCATGCACCTCTACATCGGCGAGGAAGCCGTCGCGGTCGGCGTCAACGAGGCACTCACGGCCGACGACGCGGTTGTGTCGACGTACCGCGAACACGGACACGCCCTCGCCCGCGGGGTTCCGGCCGAGGCGATCATGGCGGAGATGTTCGGCAAGGTCACCGGCTGCAGCCGTGGCCGCGGCGGTTCCATGCACCTCTTCGACGTCGGCCGTCGTTTCTACGGCGGCAACGCGATCGTCGGTGGCGGGCTCCCCCTCGCGGCCGGCCTCGCGCTCGCCGACCGGATGACCGGCCAGGGCCGTGTCACCTGCTGTTTCTTCGGCGACGGTGCCTTCGCCGAGGGCGAGTTCCACGAGACGGCCAACCTCGCCGCGCTCTGGGGACTGCCCCTGCTGCTGGTCTGCGAGAACAACCTGTACGCCATGGGCACCGCGCTGGCGCGTCATCAGGCCCAGACCGACCTCGCGCTGCGTGCCGCCGGGTACGGCATGGTCTCCTGGGCCGTCGACGGCATGGACGTCTTCGCCGTAGAGGACGCCGCCCGCCGGGCCGCCGAAGGGGTACGGGCCGGGACCGGACCGCACTTCCTGGAGATGCGCACGTACCGCTTCCGCGCCCACTCCATGTACGACTCCGACCGTTACCGCGACAAGGCCGAGATCGAGCAGTGGAAGGAGCGCGACCCGGTAGAGGGGCTCGCCCGGCGGCTGCGCGAGGCGAAGGAGCTGACCGACAAGGCCCGTAGCGTCCTGGAGGACCGCCTGGCCGCCGAGATCGACGGCGCCGTCGCAGCCGCCGAGCAGGCGGCGGAAGAACCCGTCGAGGATCTGCTGAAGTACGTCACGAGCCCGGTGGAGGCGAGCCCGCCATGA
- a CDS encoding universal stress protein, whose protein sequence is MTIPLVVGVDGSDASLQAVDWAAMEAVRHGVPLHLLHAAGGKHEPSRVMSTATARARKGSPAVRLSTEVSHEDAATALVGIGRNAFALVLGSRGLGDLAGLLLGSVSLAVAARADCPVVVVRGAAEHREARFGSIVVGVKEEKSSGTAMQFAFREAQARRCRLVAVHAWSAPSGACTTAQAPSWPLEAHQRPPAQVVDDALRASTEQYGDVQVSRQVIEGPARQALLEAASGADLLIVGARRRLGHPGLQLGLINHAVLHHAPCPVAVVPQM, encoded by the coding sequence GTGACGATACCCCTGGTGGTCGGCGTCGACGGCTCCGACGCGAGCCTGCAGGCGGTCGACTGGGCCGCCATGGAGGCTGTCCGGCACGGGGTGCCGCTCCACCTCCTGCACGCGGCGGGCGGGAAGCACGAACCCTCTCGGGTGATGAGTACTGCCACCGCACGTGCCAGGAAGGGCTCTCCCGCGGTACGGCTCTCCACCGAGGTGTCGCACGAGGACGCAGCCACGGCCCTGGTCGGCATCGGGCGCAACGCCTTCGCGCTCGTGCTGGGGTCCCGCGGACTCGGGGACCTCGCCGGCTTGCTCCTGGGCTCGGTGAGTCTCGCGGTGGCGGCACGGGCCGACTGCCCGGTCGTGGTGGTCCGCGGCGCGGCCGAGCACCGCGAAGCCCGGTTCGGAAGCATCGTCGTGGGTGTGAAGGAGGAGAAGAGCAGCGGTACGGCCATGCAATTCGCGTTCCGCGAGGCTCAGGCGCGGCGCTGCCGACTAGTGGCAGTACACGCCTGGAGCGCTCCGTCGGGTGCGTGTACGACGGCTCAAGCCCCGTCGTGGCCGCTGGAGGCCCACCAGCGGCCCCCCGCGCAGGTAGTCGACGACGCACTGCGCGCCTCGACCGAACAGTATGGCGACGTCCAGGTGAGCCGACAGGTGATCGAGGGGCCGGCTCGCCAGGCCCTGCTGGAAGCCGCGTCCGGGGCGGATCTGCTGATAGTGGGCGCCCGTAGGCGGCTCGGGCACCCGGGTCTGCAACTGGGCCTGATCAATCATGCGGTACTGCATCACGCGCCGTGCCCGGTCGCTGTCGTACCTCAGATGTGA